A part of Lacibacter sp. H407 genomic DNA contains:
- a CDS encoding fasciclin domain-containing protein has protein sequence MKRKLILAAGLLAIVAFIFSVPGCRKLKIEEATTDDVNIVGYLDKNLDSFSLFRQILDKTGNAAFLNAYGAYTVFAPTNSGVKTYLSKIGAASVDAADLNTLKDMVRLHLLEDTIYTNSFTDGKLPVITMYGQYLVTSVTNKDGASSYFINRQAIVERSNIRVGNGVIHVVDNVLLPSVKTIAKQLEENPDYSIFVQAMKETGFFTVLNTVNPDLSKRWITVFAENNQALADSGYTSYAALKAKYSQTGNPANTNDSLYMYVAYHISDGLKFLGDIISSPTHETFLPQEVLSVKLIDQKVIINQDEFNGVLELGIALNRSKSDNAATNGVYHDATGHYMVKFRKPTALYWDVSSFDEIKKLPAYYKKANYNFTRPTEADQPIKSQPWGWGSNAGTNTYSYLYSAASSISNAAYNNDISMLPMGLPARPVWWDLQTPPIVKGKYKVWICYRQQKQSSSSNMLCQVSVNGVIMQRTMNFTETRPAGTDAELEAIGWKRYTENTGNVWASRQVGVIEFTTTQQQVVRITPLVGTQNNNNLDMIHFIPIDEDQVFPRFRPSGEMIYF, from the coding sequence ATGAAAAGAAAATTGATTCTTGCCGCAGGGTTACTCGCCATAGTAGCATTCATATTTTCTGTACCTGGTTGCAGAAAGTTGAAAATTGAAGAAGCTACCACTGATGATGTAAACATTGTTGGATACCTGGATAAAAACCTGGATTCCTTCTCCTTGTTTCGTCAGATATTAGATAAAACAGGTAATGCTGCTTTTCTGAATGCATATGGAGCATATACTGTGTTTGCACCCACCAACAGTGGCGTTAAAACATATCTTTCCAAAATTGGTGCGGCATCTGTTGACGCTGCTGATCTAAATACATTAAAAGATATGGTGCGTCTCCATTTGCTGGAAGACACCATTTACACCAATTCTTTTACTGATGGTAAATTACCGGTGATCACCATGTATGGTCAATACCTTGTAACATCTGTAACAAATAAAGATGGCGCATCGAGTTATTTTATCAATCGCCAGGCAATTGTTGAACGCTCCAATATACGGGTAGGCAACGGTGTAATTCATGTAGTTGATAATGTGTTGCTTCCTTCAGTAAAAACGATCGCAAAACAACTTGAAGAAAATCCCGACTACTCCATTTTTGTTCAAGCCATGAAAGAAACGGGTTTTTTCACAGTACTTAACACTGTAAATCCTGATCTGTCAAAACGCTGGATCACGGTATTTGCTGAAAATAACCAGGCGTTGGCCGATAGTGGTTACACGAGCTATGCTGCGTTAAAAGCAAAATATTCACAAACAGGAAATCCTGCTAATACAAATGATAGTCTGTATATGTATGTAGCTTATCACATCAGTGACGGGCTTAAATTTTTAGGTGATATTATCTCTTCTCCAACACACGAAACATTTTTACCGCAGGAAGTATTGAGTGTAAAACTCATTGACCAGAAAGTGATCATCAACCAGGATGAATTTAACGGGGTGCTTGAACTTGGTATCGCTTTAAATCGCTCAAAAAGTGATAATGCAGCAACCAATGGTGTATATCATGATGCAACGGGTCACTACATGGTGAAGTTCAGAAAGCCGACTGCTTTGTATTGGGATGTTTCATCATTCGATGAAATCAAAAAACTACCTGCTTACTATAAAAAAGCAAACTACAATTTTACACGTCCTACTGAAGCTGATCAACCAATTAAAAGTCAGCCTTGGGGTTGGGGCTCAAATGCAGGTACAAATACATATTCTTATCTGTATTCAGCCGCCAGTTCAATTTCCAATGCAGCTTATAATAACGACATCAGTATGTTGCCAATGGGCTTACCTGCAAGGCCTGTTTGGTGGGATCTGCAAACCCCTCCGATTGTAAAAGGTAAATACAAAGTATGGATCTGTTACAGACAACAGAAACAATCCAGCAGCTCCAATATGTTATGCCAGGTATCAGTGAACGGTGTGATCATGCAACGTACAATGAATTTTACAGAAACAAGACCTGCCGGTACAGATGCAGAACTGGAAGCAATTGGCTGGAAACGCTATACAGAGAATACAGGAAATGTGTGGGCATCGAGACAAGTAGGTGTAATTGAATTTACAACTACACAACAACAGGTAGT